The Calliopsis andreniformis isolate RMS-2024a chromosome 5, iyCalAndr_principal, whole genome shotgun sequence nucleotide sequence ATGAAAAATTTCAGATTAATTTATCCCTGCTTTGCATCAAAACTGCAATCTGAATGAAAGACTCTGTAACTCAGTTTACATTTACTTTTAATAAGATATTTCTTTCTGTATTCGATACACCTTAAAAtacgaaaatatgaaaattttgtCATTTGGTACTGACAATATTTAAACaagataatttaataaattgtgtTTCATCTTTCTATATCTAGCACTAAAAAAATAACTCTGATGTTATCATATATTTGATAATGAGAATATCTTCTGTAAGGGAATCATCGTGAGTAAAGAAAAATCATTAGCATAAAATCGCATAATTACGTCACAAAATTCGCACTACAGTATTCGTCGTGAATGTCGTCAAATTTTGTGGGCACCATTTGTCATCATTAGAATATTATACTTTTTACGATTCTTTGTACTATCGCTAAGGATTAAAATGGAACGGCTTCAGGTTTCTCAACGACTTTGAAAATATTTGACAATTCGTCAACTAATGTCTCGTATCGATAGGCTACCCGAATATCTGGTACATTTGTTCGAGTAATATCATTACCAGCTACTCCTTCTTTAGTATAATTCGGTCCAAGCCAATATTGTTTGCTCTAGAAAGTAAAACAAAtgttaatttaaaagaaaagtcATGATCCTATGATGATTTTTTGCGGAGTTAAGTCTCTTTCATCTAAATATACGATACCTTGTGAGGGAAACCACTCATAAGTACTGAGTTACGTGCTAGTTCACACATATCGCACGAACTAAGTTTCCATACTTGTGCAGCGATGCTATATTCTTCCATTAAAGGTtcctataaaaaataattcttgCTCTAAATAGTAGTCTAGATATATTATGACAGTGTGTAACTGCATTGCAGTAAAATAATACGCATTAAAAAATTCATACAATTATATTACACTGACCTTGGTAAAATGAAATTGTAGAGGATCGTCCGTAGAAAGACTTACGCATAATCCTCTTGCCAAATATTCTGGAAGTGGATTACGATGGTAGTTTAAGAACAGAGAATTATTACTGAGTGGTGACATTGCGATTCCAATTTGCGCTAAGTAATATAAGTATTGCAGTACTGGAACTTTTCGAAGTAAAAGACCGTGAGAAATATTCTCTGCCATCATGTAACCACAGACAAGATGCTGAATAGGACCAGCCTCGCCACAGTGAGGTCTCAAAACAAAAGTGTTGAAACCTTGTTCCCTATAGAGCGTATtgcatattaaaaaattatctcaaaatactatgttaattattaaatataatactCACGCTCTAAAATGATTCAAGACAGTCATATTTGCATAAGTGTAGTATTGATAATAGCCATAGGGAGGATTTTCGATATCATCCCATTCTGCTGGTGGATAAACATCTTTATCAAATAAAGGATTTTCAGGTTTACTTTCGTCATCGACGGAATCAAACCCTATCACCTATAACAAtagttaagaaattatttattcgAATCTTATAAGTATTTCTAATAATTTGCATTTAAAATTACTTACATATTGAAGGAATTTATGTAATTCTGGATGAGAATTGGGGTCATTTGTCACCTCAAAGAGAGGTAAAAAGATATTATTCAGTATCTCTTGGAAGTTTGTCATCAATTTGTTCAATTTGAAGATATCACTGtatataacgattatcaattaaCAAATAATAATTACAGATAAAAATATATGTAATTTATATGAAATAAACTTACTAAAGTCGAGGAATTTGAATCAGCCAGCGCACATTGTCTGAATAAACGTCACTCTGAATAGCCCATTTGGCTAATTTGTCCCATTCTTCGGGATTTTTCCCATAAATTGAGAGACGTAACTCCGCGTTTTGGTACTTCGACTCCTCTAAATCACTGGCAACTTCTTTAATTATACTCGCGAAAAATTTACCATTCAAATAATTGTCTGTCTTTAAGAACACTTCGCGAAGTCGACTCTCACCGATTGGGTTGTACTTTGCGTTGAATTTATCAAATCTATGGAAGGTATTTCTATCCTAAAAATAAATTCGATACATAGACTCAATTTATAAAGACATTTTTTGGAATTTACTATATGTTACCTAATATACAGCAATTTTTGAAATACTTTATACTATTTAATAAATACTTACTGCATGTACATCTAACATGTCAACACTGAGATCGTAAGTGGTCAAATTCATAGATTGAAACACCTCTCGAAGAGTCATTGTTTCACCGTTCTTCGAACACGTAACAATTTCGTCTGCATGATTCTTTAAAGTCTTTTTAATAAACCTGAGTAGGTGTTTTTGGTTCATACAAGATGCGGCGTGAATATGTGTATCAACCTGAAAGGAAGACAATGTCTATCTTCTGTTACAattctttttataaattttaatacaGTGGTGCCCGCTTTAACGTTTTCAGTCCAAAATCATAGCTGGACTGGCCGATAGGTTATAAAAATAAATCTCTGAGTGTAAGACAAAAACGATAGATCACAAATTTCTTTTTTGAAGATATCGACATACAAAGTTATAAATCCTTATTGTAATTTCGCTATTTAAAGAGATAGTTCTTTTAATTCAATTTGTCTCTGTCAGAAATATAAGTTCTATCTTGTAGACTTCAATTGCTTTTTAGTTATCTTAAATATGGAGCTCTAAACTCACTCTGAAACTCCGTTTCCAAGAGTTGCTGGGAATAGCAGAGGATGTTAAAGTGGGTAAAAATTTAGGCGCTATAGCGAGCACCATTCTGTATTTTCTTTTCTGCACCTTGTCCTGACCTTTCTGATGTTATAAAAATCTCTATGTGGAACTGCTTTCTGACTGGCAAGCTCTCTAAGCTCATTCAGCAATACGTGCAATTGGAATTTCGACGAAAGGTAGCTCAGTCTTCTATAGCAAAAGGATTTTAATGGGCCATCGGCGATCATTGCGCAGAGAAGGTTCATATCTCTGACAAAAGTTGCTAAATCGGGGTACGAGTATGGAAGTGGCTTCTCATTAGCCAAATCTTCTTCACTGGCATACAGGTTGAAGACTCCGTTAACAGGAgagattttataatttttcgTTGGAGGAAATTCGCATTCCCACGGATCCCCTCGAGAAGCAGGCGCATGCACAGGGTGATCTGATAGTAAAATTTAATAGATCTATACGTTAacacatttttaaataaaattttgtgcatttatatttcattattttttaaaaaaatgcatACTAAGGTGACCACAATTTCGCCATGCTAACGTTTAACCTTTTGCActtcaattaattttttttcgGGTATAACAGTCTAGTCACAATTATATCGTTTGGAGTTTTCCAATTTATTCTTGCTCTAGAAACTTCAACTAATTTTTCATGATTTTATACGCTGATTTTATATGCTGTATAAATGTAAACATATCGAGTCGCAATTTAAAGTCTTATTTGACACCTAGAACACTAATGGTATGTtgcaattttaattattagttTATGGATTTATCATGGGTGACGAATTTAAAAGCACAGGCAAAATTGTAGTCACCTATTTTACAAAGAAAATgaataaatatgaaaaataataaaatttaggGAGTTGGAATTTAAAGACAACAATAAAAGGAGGGGAAGGAACCTTTCCAATAGGGATCTTTG carries:
- the Ampdeam gene encoding AMP deaminase isoform X4 — protein: MFAGANESKRWLRDNRILLRAAKDLEERRSHYEPSLGPGVPDDVDHLFNLEENDFVPHFQRVSISGEDTSGVPLEDLQQASQMLVQALAIREKYMNNSKQSFPSITSRFLRSIDKRPINSDDEVQHDDRKAIADHPVHAPASRGDPWECEFPPTKNYKISPVNGVFNLYASEEDLANEKPLPYSYPDLATFVRDMNLLCAMIADGPLKSFCYRRLSYLSSKFQLHVLLNELRELASQKAVPHRDFYNIRKVDTHIHAASCMNQKHLLRFIKKTLKNHADEIVTCSKNGETMTLREVFQSMNLTTYDLSVDMLDVHADRNTFHRFDKFNAKYNPIGESRLREVFLKTDNYLNGKFFASIIKEVASDLEESKYQNAELRLSIYGKNPEEWDKLAKWAIQSDVYSDNVRWLIQIPRLYDIFKLNKLMTNFQEILNNIFLPLFEVTNDPNSHPELHKFLQYVIGFDSVDDESKPENPLFDKDVYPPAEWDDIENPPYGYYQYYTYANMTVLNHFRAEQGFNTFVLRPHCGEAGPIQHLVCGYMMAENISHGLLLRKVPVLQYLYYLAQIGIAMSPLSNNSLFLNYHRNPLPEYLARGLCVSLSTDDPLQFHFTKEPLMEEYSIAAQVWKLSSCDMCELARNSVLMSGFPHKSKQYWLGPNYTKEGVAGNDITRTNVPDIRVAYRYETLVDELSNIFKVVEKPEAVPF
- the Ampdeam gene encoding AMP deaminase isoform X3 — encoded protein: MSSRGLNPTQNELYLSLRIPNFLIDPEDDAGSESPVFGLEGSGAGAAGGTSLRIATHELPNEISAPYEVPQFPIEQIEKKLLIQRQLTVKAAKDLEERRSHYEPSLGPGVPDDVDHLFNLEENDFVPHFQRVSISGEDTSGVPLEDLQQASQMLVQALAIREKYMNNSKQSFPSITSRFLRSIDKRPINSDDEVQHDDRKAIADHPVHAPASRGDPWECEFPPTKNYKISPVNGVFNLYASEEDLANEKPLPYSYPDLATFVRDMNLLCAMIADGPLKSFCYRRLSYLSSKFQLHVLLNELRELASQKAVPHRDFYNIRKVDTHIHAASCMNQKHLLRFIKKTLKNHADEIVTCSKNGETMTLREVFQSMNLTTYDLSVDMLDVHADRNTFHRFDKFNAKYNPIGESRLREVFLKTDNYLNGKFFASIIKEVASDLEESKYQNAELRLSIYGKNPEEWDKLAKWAIQSDVYSDNVRWLIQIPRLYDIFKLNKLMTNFQEILNNIFLPLFEVTNDPNSHPELHKFLQYVIGFDSVDDESKPENPLFDKDVYPPAEWDDIENPPYGYYQYYTYANMTVLNHFRAEQGFNTFVLRPHCGEAGPIQHLVCGYMMAENISHGLLLRKVPVLQYLYYLAQIGIAMSPLSNNSLFLNYHRNPLPEYLARGLCVSLSTDDPLQFHFTKEPLMEEYSIAAQVWKLSSCDMCELARNSVLMSGFPHKSKQYWLGPNYTKEGVAGNDITRTNVPDIRVAYRYETLVDELSNIFKVVEKPEAVPF
- the Ampdeam gene encoding AMP deaminase isoform X1; its protein translation is MDNLVGVNGVKEVNGEADRVYYELDGEGDADSSTTPHNVDPHRDRSESPVFGLEGSGAGAAGGTSLRIATHELPNEISAPYEVPQFPIEQIEKKLLIQRQLTVKAAKDLEERRSHYEPSLGPGVPDDVDHLFNLEENDFVPHFQRVSISGEDTSGVPLEDLQQASQMLVQALAIREKYMNNSKQSFPSITSRFLRSIDKRPINSDDEVQHDDRKAIADHPVHAPASRGDPWECEFPPTKNYKISPVNGVFNLYASEEDLANEKPLPYSYPDLATFVRDMNLLCAMIADGPLKSFCYRRLSYLSSKFQLHVLLNELRELASQKAVPHRDFYNIRKVDTHIHAASCMNQKHLLRFIKKTLKNHADEIVTCSKNGETMTLREVFQSMNLTTYDLSVDMLDVHADRNTFHRFDKFNAKYNPIGESRLREVFLKTDNYLNGKFFASIIKEVASDLEESKYQNAELRLSIYGKNPEEWDKLAKWAIQSDVYSDNVRWLIQIPRLYDIFKLNKLMTNFQEILNNIFLPLFEVTNDPNSHPELHKFLQYVIGFDSVDDESKPENPLFDKDVYPPAEWDDIENPPYGYYQYYTYANMTVLNHFRAEQGFNTFVLRPHCGEAGPIQHLVCGYMMAENISHGLLLRKVPVLQYLYYLAQIGIAMSPLSNNSLFLNYHRNPLPEYLARGLCVSLSTDDPLQFHFTKEPLMEEYSIAAQVWKLSSCDMCELARNSVLMSGFPHKSKQYWLGPNYTKEGVAGNDITRTNVPDIRVAYRYETLVDELSNIFKVVEKPEAVPF
- the Ampdeam gene encoding AMP deaminase isoform X2; its protein translation is MVLGSDNEYLTGYKRNSVTEWLQKTEQAKHDGSESPVFGLEGSGAGAAGGTSLRIATHELPNEISAPYEVPQFPIEQIEKKLLIQRQLTVKAAKDLEERRSHYEPSLGPGVPDDVDHLFNLEENDFVPHFQRVSISGEDTSGVPLEDLQQASQMLVQALAIREKYMNNSKQSFPSITSRFLRSIDKRPINSDDEVQHDDRKAIADHPVHAPASRGDPWECEFPPTKNYKISPVNGVFNLYASEEDLANEKPLPYSYPDLATFVRDMNLLCAMIADGPLKSFCYRRLSYLSSKFQLHVLLNELRELASQKAVPHRDFYNIRKVDTHIHAASCMNQKHLLRFIKKTLKNHADEIVTCSKNGETMTLREVFQSMNLTTYDLSVDMLDVHADRNTFHRFDKFNAKYNPIGESRLREVFLKTDNYLNGKFFASIIKEVASDLEESKYQNAELRLSIYGKNPEEWDKLAKWAIQSDVYSDNVRWLIQIPRLYDIFKLNKLMTNFQEILNNIFLPLFEVTNDPNSHPELHKFLQYVIGFDSVDDESKPENPLFDKDVYPPAEWDDIENPPYGYYQYYTYANMTVLNHFRAEQGFNTFVLRPHCGEAGPIQHLVCGYMMAENISHGLLLRKVPVLQYLYYLAQIGIAMSPLSNNSLFLNYHRNPLPEYLARGLCVSLSTDDPLQFHFTKEPLMEEYSIAAQVWKLSSCDMCELARNSVLMSGFPHKSKQYWLGPNYTKEGVAGNDITRTNVPDIRVAYRYETLVDELSNIFKVVEKPEAVPF